In Portunus trituberculatus isolate SZX2019 chromosome 28, ASM1759143v1, whole genome shotgun sequence, one genomic interval encodes:
- the LOC123510129 gene encoding uncharacterized protein KIAA1841-like — MLEEVRGSTGAASSPSPPSPAHAVSPRAIKSGISQAWAAKGNNRRDMGGGVGLGVAAGTTVSMANVLDFLLTAAQLHRVAAATTQKVQVRSGGRFRGSGGQDRLAASTNPASTTATLPPATQTWARLLNNPAASMQEQTLALLQVALQDGLLDSILPYMVSSLNLAGATTLTPTPTAAKTPAKGNSLTPASTNSCKSPRGEGSSRYSPTHSSNTLAVPVPKEEPRPPPPPAATQSVYRSTPDRSPAIVIHVCDEARGLRQDFSCPRDLLIHHIGYFADVTAGQRLEDVDISVHCDVTIFEWLLRWVKQGQTEDHVAPVLEPKTAVSILISAEFLKMTPLVEEVLQYVHDNINLILEAQVNLTCLSDAVLSRLARLFTHWELEGVRDRRDRILNKLYARFLQALCDVTSSPSRGYSRQPGRSTGVVTVGSL; from the exons ATGCTGGAGGAAGTTCGTGGATCAACAGGGGCGGCGTCTTCCCCCTCGCCGCCCTCCCCCGCCCACGCTGTCAGTCCTAGAGCCATCAAGAGCGGCATCAGCCAGGCGTGGGcggccaaaggcaacaacagGCGTGATATGGGCGGAGGGGTGGGCTTGGGGGTAGCGGCAGGGACCACCGTCAGCATGGCAAATGTCCTTGACTTCCTCCTGACGGCCGCCCAGCTACACCGtgttgccgccgccaccacgcaGAAGGTACAG GTTCGTTCCGGAGGGCGATTCCGAGGCTCCGGGGGACAAGACAGACTGGCAGCCTCAACCAACccagcctccaccaccgccaccctgcCCCCCGCCACGCAGACCTGGGCACGCCTGCTCAACAACCCAGCGGCCTCCATGCAGGAACAGACCCTGGCGCTGCTGCAAGTGGCACTACAG GATGGCCTTTTAGACTCCATTCTGCCTTATATGGTGTCCTCCCTTAACCTGGCCGGCGCCACCAccctcacgcccacacccaccgcCGCCAAGACCCCCGCTAAAGGCAACTCCCTCACCCCAGCCTCAACAAACTCGTG CAAGTCgccaagaggagagggaagctcCAGATATTCCCCGACGCACTCCTCCAACACACTCGCCGTGCCTGTCCCGAAGGAGGAGCCCCGCCCACCCCCGCCTCCTGCAGCCACTCAGTCAGTATACAGAAGCACTCCAGACAGAAG ccccgcCATAGTGATCCACGTGTGTGATGAAGCTCGTGGATTGCGTCAGGATTTCAGCTGTCCGCGTGACCTTCTGATCCACCACATAGGATACTTCGCTGATGTCACGGCTG GTCAGCGGCTGGAGGACGTGGATATCTCGGTGCACTGTGACGTGACCATCTTCGAGTGGCTGCTGCGGTGGGTCAAGCAGGGCCAGACTGAGGACCACGTTGCCCCTGTCCTAG AACCCAAGACTGCCGTGTCCATCCTCATCTCGGCGGAATTCCTGAAGATGACGCCGCTGGTGGAGGAGGTTCTTCAGTACGTCCATGACAACATCAACCTTATATTGGAGGCTCAAGTCAACCTCACCTGTCTCTCTGATGCTGTTTTGTCCag GCTGGCTCGTCTCTTCACTCACTGGGAgctggagggggtgagggatcgCAGGGACAGGATTCTCAACAAGCTGTATGCGAGGTTCCTGCAGGCGCTGTGTGACGTGACCTCCTCGCCCTCCAGGGGATATTCAAGACAGCCGGGACGCTCTACAG gtGTTGTGACTGTGGGCAGCTTGTGA
- the LOC123510350 gene encoding complement C1q tumor necrosis factor-related protein 4-like, with the protein MGKTDTIHAPQADHYAKAEALAMQAGTVAAPPPDRSPVEEVLGGPLMLNGVSASEYPGVKVLADGTAEPDHGQYPASEVPPAASPSPSSGCTEGGCSSGGDCGLVAFSVARAKYKHRKAGTTGTQVLFDKVLASVGPGFNHTGGYLRCECPGYYHFSFHGVSPLQGRARLDLMRNRQRVASTEAQYYGFGSGSNTAIIHLQKGDIVYVYLAQGFLYENDARFRGYASFSGFRLQG; encoded by the exons ATGGGTAAGACTGACACCATTCATGCGCCACAAGCG GACCACTATGCCAAAGCCGAGGCCCTGGCGATGCAAGCAGGGACAGTGgcagctcctcctcctgaccgCAGCCCTGTTGAGGAGGTGCTTGGTGGCCCCTTGATGCTTAATGGAGTGTCTGCCAGTGAGTATCCAGGCGTAAAAGTCCTTGCTGACGGTACCGCAGAACCTGACCATGGACAATACCCAGCGTCTGAAGTTCCTCCTGCggcttctccttccccttcgtcAG GTTGTACTGAAGGAGGATGCAGTAGTGGCGGTGACTGTGGTTTAGTGGCCTTCTCAGTGGCACGTGCTAAGTACAAGCATAGGAAGGCAGGCACCACAGGGACACAGGTACTTTTTGATAAG GTGTTGGCGAGTGTCGGGCCGGGATTCAACCACACGGGGGGGTATCTGCGGTGTGAATGTCCCGGCTACTACCACTTCTCCTTCCACGGTGTGTCTCCGCTCCAGGGCAgggccag GCTGGACTTGATGAGGAACAGGCAGAGGGTGGCGTCGACGGAGGCTCAGTATTATGGGTTCGGCTCAGGCTCCAACACGGCCATCATTCACCTGCAGAAGGGAGACATCGTGTACGTGTACCTGGCCCAGGGCTTCCTGTACGAGAATGACGCCAGGTTCAGGGGCTACGCATCTTTCAGTGGGTTTAGGCTCCAgggctga
- the LOC123510351 gene encoding uncharacterized protein KIAA1841 homolog: MASLFFTPRDGNWSLTDHVKQLKLDMKMWRLVYWRLWGQVHFLPCSTCGAVFPGYEMRMCRIHPLDASSCDMDQILASDTHPCCGARALRFSPLPVRNGCQVTEHTVQLSHGGDEDLWGPIPHIYDDLLTFQQLACLEPSSQVSKEAEVSYWPSADRSLLDRSWLSHYLHGEREGQPAGKAPVGESNTVVPSQGVVVSSVGVSSESSSDEEEGGSRARISMRLKANLIRRANRARRTIACDKISSDRRYYRVMVEQSLRWDAGRSTRHNQDAQRERESRVLRDLTSWLTLAAPNTHDATHNTQKGHRGRPDRRKECSSGPDPGCYYRLEAEFRERHGGHSHGQGGGGGGTFRAKVQAISRIKLRLRHRAAFSASR; the protein is encoded by the exons ATGGCGTCCTTATTTTTCACACCCAGGGATGGAAACTGGAGCCTGACTGACCACGTGAAGCAACTCAAACTGGACATGAAGATGTGGAGGCTCGTTTACTGGAGGCTCTGGGgacag GTACACTTCCTTCCCTGCTCTACCTGCGGCGCTGTCTTTCCGGGGTATGAGATGCGCATGTGCCGTATTCACCCGCTTGACGCTTCCTCCTGTGACATGGATCAGATTTTGGCCAGCGATACACACCCCTGTTGCGGAGCACGGGCACTGcgtttctcccctctcccagtcAGGAAT GGTTGCCAGGTGACTGAGCACACTGTCCAACTGAGTCACGGCGGGGATGAAGACTTGTGGGGCCCCATCCCTCACATATACGACGACCTCCTCACTTTCCAACAGCTGGCGTGCCTGGAACCCTCATCACAGGTGTCCAAAGAGGCCGAGGTGAGTTACTGGCCCTC GGCCGATCGCAGCCTCCTGGACCGCTCCTGGCTGTCCCATTACCTGCATG GTGAACGGGAGGGACAGCCAGCAGGGAAGGCGCCGGTGGGAGAGAGCAACACCGTGGTCCCGAgtcagggtgtggtggtgagcagcGTCGGGGTGAGCAGCGAGAGTTCAtcggacgaggaggaaggaggcagccGTGCGCGTATCAGCATGCGACTCAAAGCCAATCTAATCCGTCGGGCGAACAGAGCGAGACGCACCATTGCTTGCGA CAAGATTTCCAGTGATCGGCGCTATTACAGAGTGATGGTGGAGCAGAGCCTGCGCTGGGATGCGGGCAGGTCGACGCGACACAACCAGGACGCCCAGAGGGAGCGAGAAAGTCGTGTTCTGAGAGACCTAACCTCGTGGCTGACCTTAGCTGCACCCAACACACACGATGCGACCCACAACACTCAGAAGGGCCACCGGGGCCGCCCGGACCGCCGCAAGGAGTGCTCCAGTGGCCCCGACCCTGGATGTTACTACAGGCTGGAGGCAGAGTTTAGGGAACGCCATGGCGGCCACTCCCATGGGcaaggcggcggtggcggcggcaccTTCAGGGCAAAGGTGCAAGCCATATCCAGAATCAAGTTGAGGCTGAGGCACCGCGCTGCCTTCTCTGCCTCCCGCTAG